In a single window of the Jaculus jaculus isolate mJacJac1 chromosome 9, mJacJac1.mat.Y.cur, whole genome shotgun sequence genome:
- the LOC101596863 gene encoding membrane cofactor protein-like, translated as MVTPQHSQNLHSSPFCILEALQMALVIVLSTSSDACGSPPTFENMELTGIAKPNYAVGERVQYACKPGYRRQFSLANSIVCTANGWPLLSKAVCLRKSCPRQNDPVNGQINLLNGSTEFGTQIEFVCNEGFFLIGKKILLCLLKGSGVHWSDNPPHCEKILCEPPPNIDNGKYTPSDKEVFAYQEVVTYTCNPKSGPDEFSLVGNRKLYCSGMDSWSGDPPQCKVVKCPHPVIKNGQQTSGFRKKYSYKDTAVFRCNKGFVLHGNDTIICESDSTWQPPVPTCRKKAPLLPPTKPPYSTNFSSFAGSGGCPPKEGPLDFKDFSQWIVVLLVVMLL; from the coding sequence atggtgacacccCAACATAGCCAGAATCTCCATTCTTCTCCATTCTGCATCCTTGAAGCCCTCCAGATGGCCCTGGTGATCGTGCTGTCTACATCTTCTGATGCCTGTGGCAGTCCACCCACATTTGAAAATATGGAGCTCACTGGCATTGCTAAACCCAATTATGCTGTTGGGGAACGAGTGCAGTATGCATGTAAACCAGGATACAGACGTCAGTTTTCTCTAGCCAACTCCATTGTTTGCACTGCTAATGGATGGCCGCTACTTTCAAAGGCTGTTTGTCTCAGAAAATCATGTCCAAGACAAAATGATCCTGTAAATGGGCAAATAAATCTCTTAAACGGGAGTACTGAGTTTGGCACACAAATCGAATTTGTTTGTAATGAAGGCTTTTTCTTGATTGGTAAAAAAATTCTACTTTGTCTTCTTAAAGGATCTGGTGTACATTGGAGTGATAATCCCCCACATTGTGAAAAGATTTTGTGTGAACCACCTCCAAATATAGACAATGGAAAATACACCCCAAGTGACAAGGAAGTGTTTGCGTATCAAGAAGTAGTAacgtatacctgtaatcccaaatcTGGTCCAGATGAGTTTTCACTGGTTGGAAACAGAAAGCTTTATTGTTCTGGGATGGATTCGTGGAGTGGTGATCCTCCTCAGTGCAAAGTGGTCAAATGTCCACACCCAGTCATCAAAAATGGACAACAGACATCAGGATTTAGAAAGAAATATTCCTACAAAGACACAGCTGTGTTTCGATGTAACAAGGGTTTTGTCCTCCATGGAAATGACACGATCATCTGTGAGAGTGACAGTACTTGGCAACCTCCAGTTCCAACGTGCAGGAAAAAAGCACCTCTTCTTCCCCCTACTAAGCCACCTTACAGTACAAATTTTTCCAGTTTTGCTGGCTCAGGAGGCTGCCCTCCCAAAGAAGGACCACTTGACTTCAAAGATTTCAGTCAATGGATAGTTGTTCTGCTTGTTGTGATGCTGTTGTAG